A window of Balearica regulorum gibbericeps isolate bBalReg1 chromosome Z, bBalReg1.pri, whole genome shotgun sequence contains these coding sequences:
- the LOC104631767 gene encoding neuronal regeneration-related protein isoform X2 translates to MVYQPRLTIWVSQKIFPTSPEDGGFPKGILPISKEVNRKKKCEEEGACPLPVNGYGHHFTKIDYLYSF, encoded by the exons ATG GTTTATCAACCAAGGTTAACGATTTGGGTAAGCCAGAAAATCTTTCCAACCAGCCCTGAGGATGGGGGATTTCCAAAG ggAATTCTTCCCATCTCGAAGGAAGTAAATCGCAAGAAGAAATGTGAGGAGGAGGGGGCATGCCCCCTTCCAGTGAATGGCTATGGACACCATTTCACCAAAATTGACTACCTCTACTCTTTTTAA
- the LOC104631767 gene encoding neuronal regeneration-related protein isoform X1, with product MAMKNPQTKEIQVYQPRLTIWVSQKIFPTSPEDGGFPKGILPISKEVNRKKKCEEEGACPLPVNGYGHHFTKIDYLYSF from the exons ATGGCGATGAAAAATCCCCAGACTAAAGAAATACAG GTTTATCAACCAAGGTTAACGATTTGGGTAAGCCAGAAAATCTTTCCAACCAGCCCTGAGGATGGGGGATTTCCAAAG ggAATTCTTCCCATCTCGAAGGAAGTAAATCGCAAGAAGAAATGTGAGGAGGAGGGGGCATGCCCCCTTCCAGTGAATGGCTATGGACACCATTTCACCAAAATTGACTACCTCTACTCTTTTTAA